Proteins co-encoded in one Acanthopagrus latus isolate v.2019 chromosome 10, fAcaLat1.1, whole genome shotgun sequence genomic window:
- the tnfsf12 gene encoding tumor necrosis factor ligand superfamily member 12 isoform X1 has product MHRILQRRRVRKLRVVWASLALVALSLAACSALFTAWTWRQTRDLSQSFKILQDRLEQVNTQRKAIVQLILEKRELLVGQRVKRDGGTVRGRNGNGKKAASHFEITKVSSQQVGEGGVIKGWEERTLNMSKAVRYNKEQGTFTVEKAGVYFLFCQVLFNEQQSQYVKLDVVTRGPRPQKLQCIEGYGTTPSAGPHPFHFLKPCQVSGLLRLDKGTELQTITGSSFKLHAVGNPSASPHIFSIFKVN; this is encoded by the exons TGGCTCTGTCTCTGGCCGCGTGCAGCGCGCTGTTCACGGCGTGGACTTGGCGACAGACGCGGGACCTGTCTCAGTCCTTCAAGATCCTGCAGGACCGACTGGAGCAG GtcaacacacagaggaaggccATTGTTCAGCTCATTCTGGAGAagagagagctgctggtggGCCAGAGGGTGAAGAGAGACG gggggacgGTGCGAGGGAGGaatggaaatggaaagaaagCGGCGTCTCATTTTGAGA TAACCAAAGTGTCCTCTCAGCAAG tgggagaGGGTGGTGTGATAAAGGGTTGGGAGGAGAGGACGCTGAATATGAGTAAAGCGGTGAGGTACAACAAGGAGCAAGGCACCTTCACCGTGGAGAAAGCGGGCGTCTACTTCCTGTTCTGCCAG GTGTTGTTCAACGAGCAGCAGTCTCAGTATGTGAAGCTGGACGTGGTGACCAGGGGCCCGAGGCCCCAGAAGCTGCAGTGCATAGAGGGTTACGGGACGACCCCCTCCGCGGGGCCGCACCCTTTCCACTTCCTGAAGCCCTGCCAGGTCTCCGGCCTCCTGCGACTGGACAAAGGCACGGAGCTGCAGACCATCACGGGCTCGTCCTTCAAACTCCACGCGGTGGGCAACCCCTCGGCCTCGCCTCACATCTTCAGCATCTTCAAAGTCAACTGA
- the tnfsf12 gene encoding tumor necrosis factor ligand superfamily member 12 isoform X2 has translation MHRILQRRRVRKLRVVWASLALVALSLAACSALFTAWTWRQTRDLSQSFKILQDRLEQVNTQRKAIVQLILEKRELLVGQRVKRDVTKVSSQQVGEGGVIKGWEERTLNMSKAVRYNKEQGTFTVEKAGVYFLFCQVLFNEQQSQYVKLDVVTRGPRPQKLQCIEGYGTTPSAGPHPFHFLKPCQVSGLLRLDKGTELQTITGSSFKLHAVGNPSASPHIFSIFKVN, from the exons TGGCTCTGTCTCTGGCCGCGTGCAGCGCGCTGTTCACGGCGTGGACTTGGCGACAGACGCGGGACCTGTCTCAGTCCTTCAAGATCCTGCAGGACCGACTGGAGCAG GtcaacacacagaggaaggccATTGTTCAGCTCATTCTGGAGAagagagagctgctggtggGCCAGAGGGTGAAGAGAGACG TAACCAAAGTGTCCTCTCAGCAAG tgggagaGGGTGGTGTGATAAAGGGTTGGGAGGAGAGGACGCTGAATATGAGTAAAGCGGTGAGGTACAACAAGGAGCAAGGCACCTTCACCGTGGAGAAAGCGGGCGTCTACTTCCTGTTCTGCCAG GTGTTGTTCAACGAGCAGCAGTCTCAGTATGTGAAGCTGGACGTGGTGACCAGGGGCCCGAGGCCCCAGAAGCTGCAGTGCATAGAGGGTTACGGGACGACCCCCTCCGCGGGGCCGCACCCTTTCCACTTCCTGAAGCCCTGCCAGGTCTCCGGCCTCCTGCGACTGGACAAAGGCACGGAGCTGCAGACCATCACGGGCTCGTCCTTCAAACTCCACGCGGTGGGCAACCCCTCGGCCTCGCCTCACATCTTCAGCATCTTCAAAGTCAACTGA